The genomic segment GCCGCCAGGTGCTGGCCCGCCAGGTGGACGTGGCAAACGCCGCCGGAATGCAGCAGTTGGCCGAAGACGTGCAGCAGCGCCTCGGCGCGCCGCACCTGGTGTTCAACAACGCCGGCGTGGGCGCAGGCGGCCTGGTGTGGGAGAACTCGGTCAAGGACTGGGAATGGGTGCTGGGCGTGAACCTGTGGGGGGTGGTGCACGGCGTGCGTCTGTTCACCCCGATGATGCTCGCCGCCGCAGGCAAAGACCCGGCCTGGCGCGGCCACATCGTCAACACCGCCAGCATGGCGGGACTGCTGGCAGCCCCCAACATGGGCATCTACAACGTCAGCAAGCACGCGGTGGTCAGCCTGTCGGAGACGCTGTACCAAGACCTGGCGCTGGTCACGGACCAGATCGGCGCCAGCGTGCTATGCCCCTTTTTCGTCTCCACCGCCATCCACCAGAGCCAGCGCAACCGCCCCGCCAGCCTGCCGGCCGACAGGCCCACCCGAAGCCAACGCATCAGCCGGGCCATGAGCAACAAGGCCGTGGGCAGCGGCAAGGTCAGCGCCGCTGCCGTTGCCCAAAAGGTGTT from the Verminephrobacter eiseniae EF01-2 genome contains:
- a CDS encoding SDR family oxidoreductase — encoded protein: MIEDFNGKTAVLTGAGSGFGLECARIGARLGMNLVLVDVQRDALDTAAAEMRASCSPGRQVLARQVDVANAAGMQQLAEDVQQRLGAPHLVFNNAGVGAGGLVWENSVKDWEWVLGVNLWGVVHGVRLFTPMMLAAAGKDPAWRGHIVNTASMAGLLAAPNMGIYNVSKHAVVSLSETLYQDLALVTDQIGASVLCPFFVSTAIHQSQRNRPASLPADRPTRSQRISRAMSNKAVGSGKVSAAAVAQKVFDAVAQGRFYIYSHPKSLASVQTRMEDIVLGRNPTDPLADKPEIGAQLRAALRADEAAGA